A part of Rhodothermales bacterium genomic DNA contains:
- the acs gene encoding acetate--CoA ligase, with product MSQNGQDLQVLYPPSEAFRTRAHIKSLEEYHELYEQSVKNPDAFWAEQAQRIDWFEDFHTVKDVSFARDDVHIRWYLGGKLNAAYNCIDRHLPTRAGQTALIFEPDDPKDPSKHITYQELYEEVGRFANVLKARGVKKGDRVTIYLPMIPEAAYAMLACARIGAIHSVVFGGFSPDSLADRILDCDSTILITSDESLRGGKPIPLKKNADKALERCPDVETLLVVRHTGGPVEWKEGRDCWLHEEAAKVSVDCAPEPMDSEDPLFILYTSGSTGKPKGVLHTTGGYMVFTSLTHELIFDYHEGDIFWCTADVGWVTGHSYIVYGPLANGATQVFFEGIPTYPTASRFWEVVDKHKVTQFYTAPTAIRALMRLGEEHVRSTDRSSLRLLGSVGEPINPEAWRWYNDVVGDGRCPIVDTWWQTETGGILITGLPGAVAQKPGSASLPFFGVQPEIVDQEGIVLEGATDGILVLTGSWPAQARTVYRDHARFVTTYFSTYEGKYFAGDGCRRDEDGYYWITGRVDDVINVSGHRMGTAEVESALVLHEMVAEAAVVGFPHAVKGQGIYCYVTLIADAEPTEDLRKELVQHVRSEIGPIAKPDVIQFAPALPKTRSGKIMRRILRKIAENRIDDLGDTSTLADPGVVQDLTKNRQTA from the coding sequence ATGTCGCAAAACGGTCAAGACCTTCAAGTCCTGTATCCGCCGTCCGAGGCGTTCAGGACCAGAGCCCATATAAAATCACTAGAAGAATACCACGAGCTCTACGAGCAATCGGTGAAAAACCCGGATGCGTTCTGGGCCGAGCAGGCGCAGCGTATTGACTGGTTCGAGGATTTCCATACCGTCAAGGATGTCTCGTTCGCACGCGACGATGTACACATCCGCTGGTACCTCGGCGGCAAACTGAACGCTGCGTACAATTGCATCGACCGGCATCTCCCCACGCGGGCCGGTCAGACAGCGCTCATCTTCGAACCCGACGATCCAAAAGACCCGTCGAAACACATCACGTACCAGGAGCTGTACGAGGAGGTAGGACGGTTCGCCAACGTCCTCAAAGCGCGAGGCGTCAAGAAGGGTGATCGCGTCACGATTTACCTGCCGATGATTCCTGAGGCCGCGTACGCGATGCTCGCATGTGCCCGCATCGGCGCGATCCACTCGGTCGTGTTCGGTGGATTCTCTCCCGACTCGCTCGCGGATCGAATCCTGGATTGCGACTCCACGATTCTAATCACGTCCGACGAAAGCCTGAGAGGCGGGAAGCCCATTCCTCTGAAGAAGAACGCCGACAAGGCGCTCGAAAGGTGCCCGGACGTTGAGACCCTGCTCGTTGTTCGCCACACAGGCGGCCCGGTCGAATGGAAAGAAGGACGCGACTGCTGGCTGCACGAGGAAGCCGCGAAGGTGTCCGTCGACTGCGCACCCGAACCCATGGATTCCGAAGATCCGCTGTTCATTCTTTATACGAGTGGTTCGACCGGTAAACCGAAGGGCGTACTGCATACGACCGGCGGCTACATGGTCTTCACGTCGCTCACGCATGAGCTGATCTTTGATTATCACGAGGGGGATATCTTCTGGTGTACGGCTGATGTCGGCTGGGTTACCGGCCACTCGTACATCGTGTACGGTCCACTTGCCAACGGCGCAACCCAGGTCTTCTTCGAGGGCATACCGACGTACCCGACGGCGTCGCGATTCTGGGAGGTCGTTGACAAGCACAAAGTAACGCAGTTCTATACCGCCCCGACAGCAATCCGTGCGTTGATGCGGCTGGGAGAAGAGCACGTACGATCGACGGATCGATCATCGCTTCGGCTGCTCGGATCGGTTGGTGAGCCAATCAATCCGGAGGCGTGGCGCTGGTACAATGATGTCGTTGGAGATGGCCGCTGCCCGATTGTCGATACCTGGTGGCAGACGGAGACAGGCGGAATCCTGATCACGGGTCTTCCGGGAGCCGTCGCGCAGAAGCCCGGATCCGCTTCCCTCCCGTTCTTCGGTGTTCAGCCGGAGATCGTTGACCAGGAGGGGATTGTGCTTGAAGGAGCTACGGATGGCATCCTTGTGCTGACCGGTTCCTGGCCGGCGCAGGCTCGTACCGTCTATCGTGATCATGCCCGGTTCGTGACTACGTACTTCTCGACCTACGAAGGCAAGTACTTTGCCGGCGACGGCTGCCGACGGGACGAGGATGGCTATTACTGGATAACCGGGCGCGTTGACGACGTGATTAATGTCTCCGGGCACCGCATGGGTACGGCAGAGGTCGAGAGTGCCCTCGTGCTTCACGAAATGGTCGCCGAAGCCGCCGTCGTGGGTTTCCCTCACGCCGTGAAAGGCCAGGGCATCTACTGCTACGTGACGCTCATTGCTGATGCCGAGCCGACAGAAGATCTGCGGAAAGAACTCGTGCAGCATGTTCGGAGCGAAATCGGACCGATTGCGAAACCGGACGTCATTCAGTTCGCGCCGGCGCTGCCCAAGACTCGGTCCGGCAAGATCATGCGTCGCATCTTGCGGAAGATTGCGGAGAACCGGATCGATGATCTCGGCGACACGTCGACCCTTGCCGATCCGGGAGTGGTCCAGGATCTGACGAAGAACCGACAGACCGCCTGA
- a CDS encoding DUF4382 domain-containing protein, translating into MSFKNLSSLGVLVIAGALFFSGCDLFVGDAGKITIELKDDPFPYTDVSEARITINRIEIMGSTGTQNWLVADLSREIDLLTLRDGNTTTLVEDIEIPAGDYTGIRVHLSSDADLVLSDGMTITGDRGSDAPVIVDVPQFTFDHGEDDAHALVDFAMDESFTVQRNPDTQAIESFVYTPVLQTETFLLNDEPIE; encoded by the coding sequence ATGAGTTTCAAGAACCTTTCATCGCTGGGCGTGCTTGTTATAGCCGGAGCGCTCTTCTTCAGCGGCTGCGATCTGTTCGTCGGAGATGCAGGCAAGATCACGATCGAACTCAAGGATGATCCGTTTCCTTACACGGACGTGTCCGAAGCGCGGATTACGATCAATCGGATAGAAATCATGGGCTCGACGGGAACGCAGAACTGGTTGGTCGCAGACCTCTCCCGCGAAATCGATCTATTGACGCTTCGCGATGGCAACACGACCACCCTTGTTGAGGACATCGAGATTCCTGCAGGTGATTACACGGGTATCCGTGTTCATCTGAGCTCGGACGCCGATCTGGTCCTATCGGATGGAATGACGATTACGGGTGATCGTGGATCGGACGCACCGGTTATCGTGGACGTACCTCAGTTCACGTTTGACCACGGTGAGGATGATGCCCATGCGCTCGTGGACTTTGCGATGGATGAGTCGTTCACGGTTCAGCGCAATCCCGACACGCAGGCGATAGAGTCCTTCGTCTACACACCGGTGCTGCAGACTGAGACGTTTCTTCTGAACGATGAGCCGATCGAATAG
- a CDS encoding universal stress protein, with protein sequence MVVLFAAKLTEPEAVTRAVSELIGRLDAELWVLHVAPPVPTSAFTSVDPMTGLGDLASYALYDPELQEELEKAEASAFDSFLTQRFERPVHASLKTGYPAAMILEDAREHNVDLIIVGKRQHGRIERFLMGDVAREVVEQSTLPVLLMPFD encoded by the coding sequence ATGGTTGTTCTATTTGCCGCCAAACTGACCGAACCGGAGGCTGTGACACGTGCAGTGTCAGAGCTGATCGGACGCCTCGATGCCGAACTGTGGGTGCTCCACGTGGCACCGCCGGTGCCCACGTCTGCGTTCACAAGTGTCGATCCCATGACCGGGCTCGGGGATCTGGCCTCGTATGCGCTCTATGACCCCGAGCTTCAGGAAGAGCTCGAAAAGGCTGAGGCCTCCGCCTTTGATAGCTTCCTGACTCAACGGTTCGAGCGACCGGTACATGCGTCGCTGAAGACCGGCTACCCTGCCGCCATGATTCTCGAGGACGCGCGCGAGCACAACGTGGATCTGATCATCGTCGGGAAAAGACAGCACGGACGTATCGAGCGTTTCCTGATGGGCGATGTTGCGCGCGAAGTCGTCGAGCAAAGCACCCTTCCTGTCCTGCTCATGCCGTTTGACTGA